CCTGGAGCACCTTGGCGACGGCGGCCATGATCTGGCCGGGCTGGCAGTAGCCGCACTGCGGCACGTCGAACTGCAGCCAGGCCTCCTGCATCGGGTGCAGGTCCTTGCCGACCGTGGCCGGCAGGCCCTCGATGGTGGTGACCTGGTCGGTGGGCTGGACGTCGCCCACCGGCACCGAACAGGGGTTGAAGGCCTTGCCGTTGATGTGGCTGGTGCAGGCCTGGCAGACACCCAGTCCGCAGCCGTACTTGGGGCCGGTCACGCCGAGGACGTCGCGCAGGACCCAGAGCAGCCGGACGTCGTCCTCGACGTCCACGGTGACCTGCTGCCCATTGAGGATGAAGGTGTGCTGAGGCAAGGGGGTGGGCTCCTAGTACGCGCGGCTCAGGCCGTCGGTGGGCGACTGCGGGATCGGCGGGACGGTCGGCAGCGGCGTGAACGCGAGCGGCGCGTCATGGTTGATCGGGAAGGTGGTCGGCATGGTCCCGGTCGCCCGCCCGTAGGCGCAGGCCACCGCCGCCATCGCACCGGCGACCGCCAACTCCCCTGCTCCGCCCGGGGTTCCGGTGGTCGGCGGCATCACGATGATGTCCAGCTCGGTCGGGGTGTTCCACTGCCGGGTGTAGAAGTAGTTGTCCCAACTGCCTTCCTGGAACACCCCGTTCTGCAGGTGCAGGCTGGATGTGAGGGTGATCGCGATGCCGTCCATGATGCCGCCCATCATCTGGGCTTCCAGGCCCTTGGGGTTGACGGCCAGGCCGACGTCGACCGCGCACACCACCTTGGTGACGCGCGGGCCGGTGACGGCGTCGGGGATCTGCCGGTTGACGGTGGCCGGGGTGCAGTCGATCTCGGCCAGCACGGCGACGAACCCGTGGTACTCGGGGTGGATCGCGATGCCCTGAGCCGTGCCCGGGCCATCGCGCGGCCCCAGTTGCCGACCTGGGCGACCTTGTCGAGGACCGCGACGGCCCGCTGGTCCTTCAGGAAGTCGCGGCGGAACTTGTAGGCGTCCTGCCCCATCGCGGCGGCCAGTTGGTCGACGATCAGCTCTTGGGCGCAGCGGACGTTGGGCGAGTAGATGTTGCGCATGCTGCCGGTGTGGAAGCCGTTGTCGATCTCGGTCAGCAGCTGGGTGGTGAGGCCGAAGTTGTACGGGGTCTGCTGGGTGAGGGTGAAGATGGTCTCGGAGAAGGCGAGTCCGCCGACCGGCAGCTTGGCGGCCAGCGAGGTGATGATCTCGCCGAGGCCGTGCCCGAACTCGGTTGCCACCGAGGTGTGCCGCTGGTCCATGGTGAGCACCTGGCCGAGCGTGTAGGTGGCCCGCACCCGGGAGGTGGACATCGGGTGGACCCGGCCATGGCGGAAGTCGTCGGTGCGGTGCCACATCAGCCGCACCGGCTTGCCCAGCTTCTGGGAGACCTCGGCGGCTTCCAACGCGGCGTCGTGGAACAGCTTCCGGCCGAAGGAGCCGCCGCCCTGGGTGCAGTGGACGGTCACGGCGGTCACCGGCAGGCCCAGCTTGAGCGCGATCTCCTCCTGCGCCGTGATCGGTGCCTTGACGCTGGCCCAGATCTCGGCGCGGTCCGAACGGACGTCGGCGACGGCGCAGTTGGTCTCCAGCGGGCTGTTGCTGGCGAAGTGGAAGGTGAAGCGGGCGTCGATCGCCTCGGTGAGCAGCGGCAGCGGCGGGGTGACCAACGGGTTCTCGGCCGCGCGGAGTTCGGCCAGCACCGTGGCGTCGGTGGCGTGGTCCTCGCTCCCCGGGCCCCAAGTGACCTGCAGCGCCCGCACCGCGTCGATGCACTGCCCGAAGGTGCGCCCGCGCACGGCCACGCCCGTGGAGACCACGGCGACGTCCGTGATGCCCGGCATGGCCTGCACCGCCGCCAGGTTCTGCACGGAGACCACCGTGCCGTTGATCGTCGGCGGCCGGCAGATCATCGCGGGCATCGCGCCCGCCGCCTTGACGTCCATCGCGAACTGCTTGCGGCCGGTCACCGCGTCCAGGGCGTCGATCCGGTTCTGCGGTGTGCCGATGACCTTGAACGCGGACGCGGCCTTGAGGGTCACCGAGATCTGAAGGTTCGTCAGACTGGCGGCCTTGACCGCGAGTTCGGCGTAGCTGAGGGAGCGGCCGTCGGGGGCGGTGATCACGCCCTGGAGGGCGGAGAGCGCGGAGAGCGGGGCGCCCAGCTCCGCCGCGGCCGCCTCCAGCAGCCGCTGCTTGGCCGTGGCGGCGGCGACCCGCACCGGGGTGTAGGTGGAGATCGTGCTGTTGGAGGCGCCGGTGAACTGGTTGAAGATCAGCTCCGGTCGGGCGTCGGCCAGGGTGACCTGCACCTTGTCCAGCGGCAGGTCCAGCTCCTCCGCGATCAGCATGGCGGTGGAGGTGGTCACCCCCTGCCCCACCTCGGCGCGCGGCAGGGCGAAGGAGGCGGTGCCGTCCGGGTTCATGGTGATGGTGATCAGGTTGGCCGTCAGCAGCGTGGCATCGGTCAACATGTCGTTGAGGTCGTAGAGTTCGGCCGGCTCCGGCAGGCTGGGCACCGCGGCGGCGGCCTTCGGCGCGGCCGCGGTCTCGCCCAGCTGAGCGGCCACGGTCAGCGTCGCGCCCGCCAGCACGAAGCCGAGGAAGCGGCGCCGCCCGATCCCCTCCCCCTCGGATGGGGAAGGCTGTTGCGGGCTCTGGGTAACCATCCACTGACCTCTCGACGAACCGGACGGGCCGTCAGATGGTACCGGGTGCGATCTTTCCCGCGCCGGGCCGCAGGTACACCGCCCAGGTCAGCACCGAGCAGAGCGCGTAGGCGGCCAGGAAGGCCAGGTAGGCGGCGTCGCCGTTGCCACCGGCCAGGAAGGACTGCCGGAAGGCCAGGTTGACCAGCACTCCGCCGAACGCGCCGATGGCGCCTGCCAGTCCGATCAGCGCGGTGGCGCGGCGGCGGGAGTCGTGCTCGGCGGTGGTCGGGTCGGCGCCGGCCTCGACCGCCGCGCGGGCCCGGGCCTGGAAGACGGCCGGAATCATCTTGTAGGTGGCGCCGTTGCCGATGCCGCTCAGCACGAAGAGGGCGGTGAAGCCGGTCAGGAACAGCGGCAGCGAGTCGGCCCGGGAGGCGGCGAACACGATGCCGGTGCCGACGGCCATCAGCAGGAAGGCGCCCAGGGCGATTCCGGCGCCGCCGTGGCGGTCGGCGAGCCGCCCGCCGACCGGCCTGCAGAGCGAGCCCAGCAGGGGGCCGAGGAAGGTGAGGTAGGCGGCCTTCACCGGGGTGTCGAAGGTGTGGTGGAACTGCACCTGGAGCACCTGCCCGAAGGCGAAGCCGAACCCGATGAAGCTGCCGAAGGTGCCGATGTAGAGCACTGACACCACCCAGCTGTGCGGTTCCTTCAGCACCTCGTGCAGCGCGCGCCGGTCGTTCTTCAGCGCGGGGTTGTTGTCCATCTTCAGGGCCGCGCCGAGCGCCGCCAGCACGATCAGCGGGAGGTAGACCAGCGGGACCAGCCTGGGGTGGGCGGCGCCGGCCGTGGCGAGCACGGCCAGGCCGACCAGTTGCACGACCGGCACGCCGAGGTTGCCGCCGCCGGCGTTGATGCCCAGCGCCCAGCCCTTGAGCCGCTGCGGGTAGAAGGCGTTGATGTTGGCCATCGAGGAGGCGAAGTTGCCGCCGCCGACGCCCGCGACGCAGGCGACCGCGAGCAGGGTGCCGTAGGAGACGCCGGGCCGCAGCACCAGGGCGGCCAGCGCGGTCGGCACCAGGAGCAGCAGGGTGCTGACGACGGTCCAGTTGCGGCCGCCGAACCGGGCCACCGCGTAGCCGTAGGGCAGCCGCAGCAGCGCGCCGAGGGCGGTGGGCAGGGCGGTGAGGGTGAACTTGCCGGCCGGGTCGATGTGGTAGGCCGGGCCGAGGAAGAGCACCAGCACCGACCAGAGGCTCCACACCGAGAAGCCGATGTGCTCGGACAGCACCGAGAAGAGCAGGTTGCGCCGGGCCACCGTGGCCCCGCCCTCGGCCCAGAAGTCGTCGTCCTCCGGTCTCCAGTCGGTGATCGCCCGGGTCCGGGCCGGGTCCTTGACCGCTGTGCTCATGATGCGCTCCCCTGGGCGATCCGCACCGGCCAGACCCGGAGCACCGCGGGCCGGCCGTCGGGGGCGGTCTCCTCGTCCAGGCAGCGCCCGTCCCGCAGGTCGAAGACCTGCTTGTACATCGGGGAGGAGACGGTCGGCACTCCGGCGCGGCTGCCGAGGATGCCGCGCGAGAGGACGTAGGCGCCGCTGAACGGGTCGCGGTTGTCCACCGCGTACACCGCGCCCGAGCGGTCCCGGAAGACGGCGACCTGCTGTCCTTCGGCGCTCAGTGCGGCGACGCCGCGGCCGGGGGTCAGCTGCTCGTAGTCGCAGATCCGGGTCCACTCCCGGCCGTCCAGGATCTCCACGGTACCGGTGTCGGTCATACCCGTTGTTTCGGTCATGCGCTGTGCACCTCCAGGTGGGGGCCGGCGATCAGTGCCGGGGTGAGGACGCGCCCGTCCTCGTCGGGGCGGGCGGGGCGGATCTGGTCGCGCTCGGGGACGAAGGTCACCGTCGGGTCGGGCGCGCCGGGGGCGTTGACGAAGGAGGTGAAGCGGCGCAGCCGGTCCGGGTCGGCCAGCACTGCGGCCCATTCGTCCTGGTAGCAGGCGATGTGACGGTCAATCAGAGAATCAAGTTCGCCGCAGATGCCGAGCGAGTCCTCCAGCACCACCTGCCGGACGTGGTCCAGGCCGCCCTCGATCCGCTCCAGCCAGACCGAGGTGCGCTCCAGCCGGTCGGCGGTGCGGATGTAGAACATCAGGAACCGGTCGATGGTCCGCAGCAGCGTCTCCTTGTCCAAGTCGGCTGCCAGCAGGTCGGCGTGACGGGGCGTCATGCCGCCGTTGCCGCCGACGTAGAGGTTCCAGCCCGCAGAGGTGGCGATGACGCCGAAGTCCTTGCCCTGGGCTTCGGCGCACTCGCGGGCGCAGCCGGAGACGGCGGCCTTGAGCTTGTGCGGGGAGCGCAGTCCCCGGTAGCGCAGCTCCAGTTCGATGGCGAGGCCGACCGAGTCCTGCACGCCGTAGCGGCACCAGGTCTGGCCCACGCAGGACTTCACGGTGCGCAGCGACTTGCCGTAGGCGTGGCCGGATTCGAAGCCGGCGTCGACCAGGCGCCGCCAGATCCGCGGGAGTTGGTCGACGGTGGCGCCGAACAGGTCGATCCGCTGGCCTCCGGTGATCTTCGTGTAGAGGCCGTGGTCGCGGGCGATCTCGCCGATGGTGATCAGCCCCTGCGGGGTGATCTCGCCGCCGGGGATCCGCGGCACCACCGAATAGGAGCCGTTGCGTTGCAGGTTGGCCAGGAAGTGGTCGTTGGTGTCCTGCAGCGCGCCCTGCTCGCCGTCCAGGATGTGGCCTCCTGCCAGGCCGGCGAGGATCGAGGCGACGGCCGGCTTGCACAGGTCGCAGCCCTCGCCGCCGCGCCCGTAGCGGTCCAGCAGCTCGGAGAAGCCGGTGATGCCGGCCACTCGGACGATCTCGTAGAGCTCGCTGCGGGTCTGCCCGAAGTGCTCGCACAGGCTGTTGTCGACGGTGACGCCGCCGGCCGCCAGCTCGTCGGCGACGATGGCGCCGAGCAGTTTGACGCAACTGCCGCAGCCGGTCCCGGCCTTGGTGCACTTCTTGACCTCGGGCACGGTGGCGCAGCCCTGTTCGGCGACGGCCGCGCGGATCTCGCCCTTGGTGACGTTGTGGCAGGAGCAGACGATCGCCTCGTCCGGCAGCGCGACCGGCCCGCTCGCCGGGGCCAGCCCGGCCGGCAGCACCAGGTGCCCGGGCGCGGTGGTGAGCGGCTTGCCGCCGATGGCGAGGGGCCGCAGCAGGCCGTAGGACTCGGTGTCGCCGACCAGCACACCGCCGAGCAGCTGCCCGTCGCCGCCGATGACCAGCTTCTTGTAGACGCCGGACCGGCTGTCGCTGTAGAGCACGTCGACGGCGCCTTCGGTGGCGCCGTGGGCGTCACCGAAGCTGGCGACGTCGACGCCGAGCAGCTTGAGCTTGGTGGAGGTGTCGGCGCCGGTGAAGTGGTGCTCGTCGCGCAGTTCGCCGGCCAGCGAGCGGGCGGCGGTCTCGGCCATCGCGTAGCCGGGGGCGACCAGGCCGTAGACCTTGCCGTCCACGGCCAGGGCGCATTCGCCGATGGCGTAGACGTGCGGGTCGCGGGTGCGGCAGCGCTCGTCGACCACGATGCCGCCGCGCTCGCCCACCGGCAGGTCGCAGTCGCGGGCCAGTTGGTCGCGGGGCCGTACGCCGGCGGAGAAGACCACCAGGTCGGCGGGGAGTTCGCGGCCGTCGGACAGGCCCATCGCGCGGACCCGGCCGTCCTCGCCGGTGAGGATCGCCTGGGTGCCGGCGCCGGTGTGGACGTTGACGCCGAGGTCTTCGATCTTGCGGCGCAGCAGCTGCCCGCCGCCCTCGTCGATCTGGATGGCCATCAGGCGCGGCGCGAACTCGACCACATGGGTCTGGAGGCCGAGTGCGGTGAGCGCGCCGGCGGCTTCCAGGCCGAGCAGGCCACCGCCGACCACCACGCCGATCGTGGTGCCGTCGCTCTGGGCCTCGGCGCGGATCCGCTCCAGGTCCTCGATGGTGCGGTAGACGTGGCAGCCGGCCGCGTCATGGCCGGGGACGGGTGGCACGAACGGGTAGGAGCCGGTGGCCAGCACCAGCGCGTCGTAGTGCAGCACCGTGCCGGAGGCGCAGCCGACGGTGCGGGCGGCGCGGTCGATCGCCACGGCGGGGTCGGCGAGGCGCAGGTCGATGCCGTGCTCGGCGAGGAAGCCGGCCGGGGTGAGCGACAGCTCTTCGGCGCTGGTGCCGGAGAACCAGGAGGTGAGGTGGACCCGGTCGTAGGCGGCGCGGGGCTCCTCGGCGAGCACGGTGATCCGCCAGCCGGCTGCGCCGGGCTGCTCGACGAAGGCCTCCAGGAAGCGCTGGCCGACCATGCCGTGGCCGACCAGGACCAGGTCGCGCGGGCGGTGTTCCGTCGTCATCGGGCGGCTCCAAGGGTGGTGAGCAGGTGCAGGGGGTGGTCCGGGAGGGGGTCGTCGCGCTCCAGGGCGCGGGCGAGGTCGCCGACGGTGGCCAGGTCGCCGAGCAGGATCGCGCCGACCAGGCGGTCGCCGCGCAGCACCAGCTTCTTGTAGCTGCCGCGGGTGGCATCGGTCAGGCGCAGCACGTCCAACTCCGGCTGCTCGTCGGGCTGGACGTCGCCGAAGGCCGCGTACTCGATCGGGCCGGCGCTGAGCCGGGCCAGCGGCCGGGAGCCGGTGTAGCGGGCCTCGGGGTCGGCGCCGGAGAGCCGGGCG
This genomic stretch from Kitasatospora acidiphila harbors:
- the nirB gene encoding nitrite reductase large subunit NirB — encoded protein: MTTEHRPRDLVLVGHGMVGQRFLEAFVEQPGAAGWRITVLAEEPRAAYDRVHLTSWFSGTSAEELSLTPAGFLAEHGIDLRLADPAVAIDRAARTVGCASGTVLHYDALVLATGSYPFVPPVPGHDAAGCHVYRTIEDLERIRAEAQSDGTTIGVVVGGGLLGLEAAGALTALGLQTHVVEFAPRLMAIQIDEGGGQLLRRKIEDLGVNVHTGAGTQAILTGEDGRVRAMGLSDGRELPADLVVFSAGVRPRDQLARDCDLPVGERGGIVVDERCRTRDPHVYAIGECALAVDGKVYGLVAPGYAMAETAARSLAGELRDEHHFTGADTSTKLKLLGVDVASFGDAHGATEGAVDVLYSDSRSGVYKKLVIGGDGQLLGGVLVGDTESYGLLRPLAIGGKPLTTAPGHLVLPAGLAPASGPVALPDEAIVCSCHNVTKGEIRAAVAEQGCATVPEVKKCTKAGTGCGSCVKLLGAIVADELAAGGVTVDNSLCEHFGQTRSELYEIVRVAGITGFSELLDRYGRGGEGCDLCKPAVASILAGLAGGHILDGEQGALQDTNDHFLANLQRNGSYSVVPRIPGGEITPQGLITIGEIARDHGLYTKITGGQRIDLFGATVDQLPRIWRRLVDAGFESGHAYGKSLRTVKSCVGQTWCRYGVQDSVGLAIELELRYRGLRSPHKLKAAVSGCARECAEAQGKDFGVIATSAGWNLYVGGNGGMTPRHADLLAADLDKETLLRTIDRFLMFYIRTADRLERTSVWLERIEGGLDHVRQVVLEDSLGICGELDSLIDRHIACYQDEWAAVLADPDRLRRFTSFVNAPGAPDPTVTFVPERDQIRPARPDEDGRVLTPALIAGPHLEVHSA
- a CDS encoding nitrate/nitrite transporter is translated as MSTAVKDPARTRAITDWRPEDDDFWAEGGATVARRNLLFSVLSEHIGFSVWSLWSVLVLFLGPAYHIDPAGKFTLTALPTALGALLRLPYGYAVARFGGRNWTVVSTLLLLVPTALAALVLRPGVSYGTLLAVACVAGVGGGNFASSMANINAFYPQRLKGWALGINAGGGNLGVPVVQLVGLAVLATAGAAHPRLVPLVYLPLIVLAALGAALKMDNNPALKNDRRALHEVLKEPHSWVVSVLYIGTFGSFIGFGFAFGQVLQVQFHHTFDTPVKAAYLTFLGPLLGSLCRPVGGRLADRHGGAGIALGAFLLMAVGTGIVFAASRADSLPLFLTGFTALFVLSGIGNGATYKMIPAVFQARARAAVEAGADPTTAEHDSRRRATALIGLAGAIGAFGGVLVNLAFRQSFLAGGNGDAAYLAFLAAYALCSVLTWAVYLRPGAGKIAPGTI
- the nirD gene encoding nitrite reductase small subunit NirD: MTETTGMTDTGTVEILDGREWTRICDYEQLTPGRGVAALSAEGQQVAVFRDRSGAVYAVDNRDPFSGAYVLSRGILGSRAGVPTVSSPMYKQVFDLRDGRCLDEETAPDGRPAVLRVWPVRIAQGSAS
- a CDS encoding (2Fe-2S)-binding protein; translation: MPQHTFILNGQQVTVDVEDDVRLLWVLRDVLGVTGPKYGCGLGVCQACTSHINGKAFNPCSVPVGDVQPTDQVTTIEGLPATVGKDLHPMQEAWLQFDVPQCGYCQPGQIMAAVAKVLQARAAGKQLGDADYDEIRNICRCGTYHRIREAIAAAQNQF